The following are from one region of the Salvelinus alpinus chromosome 16, SLU_Salpinus.1, whole genome shotgun sequence genome:
- the LOC139541173 gene encoding fizzy-related protein homolog isoform X1 yields MDQEYQRRLLRQINIQNENTSPIKVTEVMRNLTPNNSPMSSPSKHGDRFIPSRAGANWNINFHRINENEKSPSPNRKTKDVTSDGSKADGLAYSALLKNELLGAGIDKVQDPQTEDRRLQPSTPEKRSLFSYSLSARSTTDEDNGISPYSLSPVSSKSQKLLRSPRKQTRKISKIPFKVLDAPELQDDFYLNLVDWSALNVLSVGLGTCVYLWSACTSQVTRLCDLSVEGNSVTSVGWSERGNHVAVGTHKGYVQIWDAAAGKKLFTLEGHTARVGALAWNADQLSSGSRDRMILQRDIRTPPLQSDRQLQGHRQEVCGLKWSTDHQLLASGGNDNKLLVWNHSSTAPVQQYTDHLAAVKAIAWSPHQHGLLASGGGTADRCIRFWNTLTAQPLQCMDTGSQVCNLAWSKHANELVSTHGYSQNQILVWKYPALSQVAKLTGHSYRVLYLAMSPDGEAIVTGAGDETLRFWNLFSKTRSTKESVSVLNLFTRIR; encoded by the exons ATGGACCAAGAGTATCAGCGTCGCCTGCTTCGGCAGATCAACATTCAGAACGAAAACACCAGCCCCATT AAGGTGACCGAGGTGATGCGGAACCTGACACCCAACAACTCCCCAATGTCCTCTCCCAGCAAGCATGGTGACAGATTCATCCCATCCCGTGCAGGGGCCAACTGGAACATCAACTTCCACAGAATCAAT GAGAATGAGAAATCACCAAGTCCGAATAGAAAAACAAAGGATGTGACATCTGATGGCAGCAAAG CAGATGGGCTGGCCTACTCTGCTTTGCTGAAAAATGAGCTGCTCGGAGCAGGCATTGACAAAGTTCAGGACCCCCAGACAGAGGACAGACGGTTGCAGCCATCCACGCCGGAAAAGAGGAGTCTCTTCAGT TACTCACTCAGTGCTAGGAGCACAACAGATGAGGACAATGGCATCTCTCCCTACTCATTGTCACCTGTCAGTAGCAAAAG TCAGAAGTTGCTACGGTCACCCAGGAAGCAGACTCGTAAAATCTCAAAGATCCCATTCAAGGTCTTGGATGCTCCAGAACTACAGGATGACTTCTACCTCAACCTTGTGGACTGGTCTGCTTTAAATGTGCTGAGTGTTGGGTTAGGCACATGCGTCTATCTCTGGAGTGCCTGCACCAGCCAG GTAACTCGTCTCTGTGACTTATCAGTGGAGGGAAATTCTGTTACATCCGTGGGCTGGTCAGAGAGA GGCAATCATGTGGCGGTGGGGACTCACAAAGGCTACGTACAGATCTGGGATGCAGCAGCTGGCAAAAAGCTCTTTACGCTAGAGGGTCACACTGCTAGAGTTG GTGCACTGGCATGGAACGCAGACCAGTTGTCATCAGGTAGTCGAGACCGTATGATCCTGCAGAGGGACATTCGCACACCACCTCTCCAGTCTGACCGTCAGTTGCAGGGTCACCGGCAGGAAGTGTGTGGTCTGAAGTGGAGTACAGACCACCAGCTGCTTGCCTCTGGGGGCAACGACAATAAG CTGCTTGTGTGGAACCACTCTAGTACGGCACCAGTGCAGCAGTACACGGATCACCTAGCTGCAGTCAAAGCCATCGCCTGGTCCCCCCACCAGCACGGGCTGTTGGCATCTGGGGGAGGAACGGCTGACCGCTGCATTCGCTTCTGGAACACACTCACCGCACAGCCACTGCAGTGCATGGACACAGGCTCGCAGGTCTGCAACCTGGCATGGTCGAAACATGCCAATGAACTG GTCAGCACACATGGTTACTCTCAGAATCAGATCCTGGTGTGGAAATATCCTGCACTCAGTCAAGTAGCCAAGCTTACTGGACACTCGTACAGGGTGCTCTACCTG GCAATGTCTCCTGATGGTGAGGCCATCGTCACAGGGGCTGGTGATGAAACGCTACGCTTCTGGAATCTCTTTAGTAAAACACGGTCAACAAAG GAATCGGTGTCAGTTTTAAACCTCTTTACCAGGATAAGATAA
- the LOC139541173 gene encoding fizzy-related protein homolog isoform X2 yields MDQEYQRRLLRQINIQNENTSPIKVTEVMRNLTPNNSPMSSPSKHGDRFIPSRAGANWNINFHRINENEKSPSPNRKTKDVTSDGSKDGLAYSALLKNELLGAGIDKVQDPQTEDRRLQPSTPEKRSLFSYSLSARSTTDEDNGISPYSLSPVSSKSQKLLRSPRKQTRKISKIPFKVLDAPELQDDFYLNLVDWSALNVLSVGLGTCVYLWSACTSQVTRLCDLSVEGNSVTSVGWSERGNHVAVGTHKGYVQIWDAAAGKKLFTLEGHTARVGALAWNADQLSSGSRDRMILQRDIRTPPLQSDRQLQGHRQEVCGLKWSTDHQLLASGGNDNKLLVWNHSSTAPVQQYTDHLAAVKAIAWSPHQHGLLASGGGTADRCIRFWNTLTAQPLQCMDTGSQVCNLAWSKHANELVSTHGYSQNQILVWKYPALSQVAKLTGHSYRVLYLAMSPDGEAIVTGAGDETLRFWNLFSKTRSTKESVSVLNLFTRIR; encoded by the exons ATGGACCAAGAGTATCAGCGTCGCCTGCTTCGGCAGATCAACATTCAGAACGAAAACACCAGCCCCATT AAGGTGACCGAGGTGATGCGGAACCTGACACCCAACAACTCCCCAATGTCCTCTCCCAGCAAGCATGGTGACAGATTCATCCCATCCCGTGCAGGGGCCAACTGGAACATCAACTTCCACAGAATCAAT GAGAATGAGAAATCACCAAGTCCGAATAGAAAAACAAAGGATGTGACATCTGATGGCAGCAAAG ATGGGCTGGCCTACTCTGCTTTGCTGAAAAATGAGCTGCTCGGAGCAGGCATTGACAAAGTTCAGGACCCCCAGACAGAGGACAGACGGTTGCAGCCATCCACGCCGGAAAAGAGGAGTCTCTTCAGT TACTCACTCAGTGCTAGGAGCACAACAGATGAGGACAATGGCATCTCTCCCTACTCATTGTCACCTGTCAGTAGCAAAAG TCAGAAGTTGCTACGGTCACCCAGGAAGCAGACTCGTAAAATCTCAAAGATCCCATTCAAGGTCTTGGATGCTCCAGAACTACAGGATGACTTCTACCTCAACCTTGTGGACTGGTCTGCTTTAAATGTGCTGAGTGTTGGGTTAGGCACATGCGTCTATCTCTGGAGTGCCTGCACCAGCCAG GTAACTCGTCTCTGTGACTTATCAGTGGAGGGAAATTCTGTTACATCCGTGGGCTGGTCAGAGAGA GGCAATCATGTGGCGGTGGGGACTCACAAAGGCTACGTACAGATCTGGGATGCAGCAGCTGGCAAAAAGCTCTTTACGCTAGAGGGTCACACTGCTAGAGTTG GTGCACTGGCATGGAACGCAGACCAGTTGTCATCAGGTAGTCGAGACCGTATGATCCTGCAGAGGGACATTCGCACACCACCTCTCCAGTCTGACCGTCAGTTGCAGGGTCACCGGCAGGAAGTGTGTGGTCTGAAGTGGAGTACAGACCACCAGCTGCTTGCCTCTGGGGGCAACGACAATAAG CTGCTTGTGTGGAACCACTCTAGTACGGCACCAGTGCAGCAGTACACGGATCACCTAGCTGCAGTCAAAGCCATCGCCTGGTCCCCCCACCAGCACGGGCTGTTGGCATCTGGGGGAGGAACGGCTGACCGCTGCATTCGCTTCTGGAACACACTCACCGCACAGCCACTGCAGTGCATGGACACAGGCTCGCAGGTCTGCAACCTGGCATGGTCGAAACATGCCAATGAACTG GTCAGCACACATGGTTACTCTCAGAATCAGATCCTGGTGTGGAAATATCCTGCACTCAGTCAAGTAGCCAAGCTTACTGGACACTCGTACAGGGTGCTCTACCTG GCAATGTCTCCTGATGGTGAGGCCATCGTCACAGGGGCTGGTGATGAAACGCTACGCTTCTGGAATCTCTTTAGTAAAACACGGTCAACAAAG GAATCGGTGTCAGTTTTAAACCTCTTTACCAGGATAAGATAA
- the LOC139541173 gene encoding fizzy-related protein homolog isoform X3, whose translation MDQEYQRRLLRQINIQNENTSPIKVTEVMRNLTPNNSPMSSPSKHGDRFIPSRAGANWNINFHRINENEKSPSPNRKTKDVTSDGSKADGLAYSALLKNELLGAGIDKVQDPQTEDRRLQPSTPEKRSLFSYSLSARSTTDEDNGISPYSLSPVSSKSQKLLRSPRKQTRKISKIPFKVLDAPELQDDFYLNLVDWSALNVLSVGLGTCVYLWSACTSQVTRLCDLSVEGNSVTSVGWSERGNHVAVGTHKGYVQIWDAAAGKKLFTLEGHTARVGALAWNADQLSSGSRDRMILQRDIRTPPLQSDRQLQGHRQEVCGLKWSTDHQLLASGGNDNKLLVWNHSSTAPVQQYTDHLAAVKAIAWSPHQHGLLASGGGTADRCIRFWNTLTAQPLQCMDTGSQVSTHGYSQNQILVWKYPALSQVAKLTGHSYRVLYLAMSPDGEAIVTGAGDETLRFWNLFSKTRSTKESVSVLNLFTRIR comes from the exons ATGGACCAAGAGTATCAGCGTCGCCTGCTTCGGCAGATCAACATTCAGAACGAAAACACCAGCCCCATT AAGGTGACCGAGGTGATGCGGAACCTGACACCCAACAACTCCCCAATGTCCTCTCCCAGCAAGCATGGTGACAGATTCATCCCATCCCGTGCAGGGGCCAACTGGAACATCAACTTCCACAGAATCAAT GAGAATGAGAAATCACCAAGTCCGAATAGAAAAACAAAGGATGTGACATCTGATGGCAGCAAAG CAGATGGGCTGGCCTACTCTGCTTTGCTGAAAAATGAGCTGCTCGGAGCAGGCATTGACAAAGTTCAGGACCCCCAGACAGAGGACAGACGGTTGCAGCCATCCACGCCGGAAAAGAGGAGTCTCTTCAGT TACTCACTCAGTGCTAGGAGCACAACAGATGAGGACAATGGCATCTCTCCCTACTCATTGTCACCTGTCAGTAGCAAAAG TCAGAAGTTGCTACGGTCACCCAGGAAGCAGACTCGTAAAATCTCAAAGATCCCATTCAAGGTCTTGGATGCTCCAGAACTACAGGATGACTTCTACCTCAACCTTGTGGACTGGTCTGCTTTAAATGTGCTGAGTGTTGGGTTAGGCACATGCGTCTATCTCTGGAGTGCCTGCACCAGCCAG GTAACTCGTCTCTGTGACTTATCAGTGGAGGGAAATTCTGTTACATCCGTGGGCTGGTCAGAGAGA GGCAATCATGTGGCGGTGGGGACTCACAAAGGCTACGTACAGATCTGGGATGCAGCAGCTGGCAAAAAGCTCTTTACGCTAGAGGGTCACACTGCTAGAGTTG GTGCACTGGCATGGAACGCAGACCAGTTGTCATCAGGTAGTCGAGACCGTATGATCCTGCAGAGGGACATTCGCACACCACCTCTCCAGTCTGACCGTCAGTTGCAGGGTCACCGGCAGGAAGTGTGTGGTCTGAAGTGGAGTACAGACCACCAGCTGCTTGCCTCTGGGGGCAACGACAATAAG CTGCTTGTGTGGAACCACTCTAGTACGGCACCAGTGCAGCAGTACACGGATCACCTAGCTGCAGTCAAAGCCATCGCCTGGTCCCCCCACCAGCACGGGCTGTTGGCATCTGGGGGAGGAACGGCTGACCGCTGCATTCGCTTCTGGAACACACTCACCGCACAGCCACTGCAGTGCATGGACACAGGCTCGCAG GTCAGCACACATGGTTACTCTCAGAATCAGATCCTGGTGTGGAAATATCCTGCACTCAGTCAAGTAGCCAAGCTTACTGGACACTCGTACAGGGTGCTCTACCTG GCAATGTCTCCTGATGGTGAGGCCATCGTCACAGGGGCTGGTGATGAAACGCTACGCTTCTGGAATCTCTTTAGTAAAACACGGTCAACAAAG GAATCGGTGTCAGTTTTAAACCTCTTTACCAGGATAAGATAA
- the LOC139541175 gene encoding uncharacterized protein: MESSMKKAVVERRSRLLYLSMRRREKIRKAIMDKRMEIQRHIRHRMYILKKMKRLAHTFQPPPSSPSRPSSPSRPSPMRHYSPAEPKSDWWERVVTKEFHPQDWLNTFHLTKDTFDQLCDQLRPEVKDPTCHVSLEKRVAMVILRLATNLDYLSIGDLLGTSSTTVIKCVRDICNIIVTVLKPLFIHQPSEQELEEIAAEFNTQWGFPHCVGVIDSLHISVKSQSQTSDGWNSKGWPSTVVQGVVNGHGHFWDIRVGFSGSTDDAAILQDSELWMLAREGGLSPKTPHKLMGQPLGYVLLGDAAFPLQTWLLKCYPESPQLTPQQRAFNTQLSHARTPIEGTFRRLKARWQCLKRNNSNAALIPVMTQACCILHNMCEMNNDPFMEKWLEETSQSLSQPCDLAPACLDDSNGEAVRSLLCDYLHQLPESQKQDSTHAAPPDLADSRPVTLSECAEAVNILTTLD, encoded by the exons ATGGAGAGTTCTATGAAGAAAGCTGTTGTGGAACGGAGGTCGAGGCTTCTGTATCTGTCCATGAGGCGTAGAGAGAAGATTAGGAAAGCCATCATGGATAAACGGATGGAAATCCAACGGCATATCAGACATAGAATGTATATCCTCAAAAAAATGAAGAGGCTTGCACATACA TTTCAGCCACCACCAAGCTCACCTTCAAGACCATCCTCCCCCTCAAGACCCTCACCCATGAGACATTACTCACCTGCAGAGCCTAAATCAGACTGGTGGGAGAGGGTTGTGACTAAGGAGTTCCATCCTCAAGACTGGCTCAACACATTCCATCTGACCAAGGACACATTTGACCAACTCTGTGACCAGCTCAGACCGGAAGTAAAAGACCCTACCTGTCATGTCTCTCTGGAGAAACGCGTGGCAATGGTTATATTACGGTTGGCCACCAACTTGGACTATCTCTCTATCGGTGACCTACTTGGCACAAGCAGCACCACAGTAATCAAATGTGTACGAGACATATGCAATATCATTGTGACAGTGCTGAAGCCACTCTTCATTCATCAGCCAAGTGAACAGGAGCTGGAGGAAATTGCAGCTGAGTTCAACACACAGTGGGGTTTCCCTCATTGTGTGGGTGTCATTGATTCCCTTCACATTTCTGTGAAATCTCAAAGCCAAACCAGTGATGGCTGGAACAGCAAAGGATGGCCCTCCACGGTGGTGCAGGGAGTTGTGAATGGACATGGTCACTTCTGGGACATCCGTGTAGGCTTTTCAGGCAGCACTGATGATGCAGCCATACTGCAGGACTCTGAACTATGGATGTTGGCGAGAGAAGGGGGACTGTCACCGAAGACACCTCACAAACTCATGGGCCAACCTCTTGGCTATGTGCTGTTGGGTGATGCAGCCTTCCCTTTGCAGACCTGGTTGCTCAAATGTTATCCAGAGTCACCTCAACTAACACCTCAGCAACGTGCATTTAATACTCAGCTAAGCCATGCACGGACCCCTATTGAGGGTACCTTTCGTCGCCTGAAAGCCCGCTGGCAGTGCTTAAAGCGCAACAACAGCAATGCTGCCCTGATCCCTGTGATGACTCAGGCATGCTGCATTCTACATAATATGTGTGAGATGAATAATGATCCCTTTATGGAGAAGTGGCTTGAAGAGACGAGCCAAAGCCTTTCCCAGCCGTGTGACCTAGCTCCTGCATGTCTGGATGACTCCAATGGCGAGGCGGTGAGGTCTTTGCTATGTGATTACCTCCATCAGCTACCAGAATCACAGAAGCAGGACAGTACACATGCAGCGCCACCTGACCTGGCAGACTCTCGCCCTGTCACACTCTCTGAGTGTGCTGAAGCAGTCAACATATTAACTACACTAGACTGA
- the LOC139541176 gene encoding replication factor C subunit 4-like: MQAFLKGTSTQGTRPLKEKGTGTSGEKKQKSVPWVEKYRPKCMEEVAFQEEVVAVLKKTIEGADLPNLLFYGPPGTGKTSTILAAARELYGPELYRQRVLELNASDERGIQVVREKVKRFAQLTVAGHRTDGKPCPPFKIIILDEADSMTNAAQAALRRTMEKESRTTRFCLICNYVSRIIEPLTSRCSKFRFKPLANQVQEERLLDICDKENLKYSKEGIAALVKVSEGDLRKAITFLQSAARLNTDNEITENAVIEIAGVVPPKMIDNLLKICFKGTFEKLEIAVRNMVDEGYAATQIINQLHEAIIEEELNDKQKSAITEKMAVVDKCLVDGADEYLQMLSMCSVIMQQATLSN; encoded by the exons ATGCAGGCGTTTTTGAAAGGAACATCAACTCAAGGCACCAGACCTCTGAAAGAGAAAGGTACAGGGACCAGTGGAGAGAAGAAGCAGAAATCTGTCCCCTGGGTAGAGAAATA TAGACCAAAATGTATGGAAGAGGTGGCGTTTCAAGAGGAGGTGGTTGCTGTGCTGAAGAAGACTATAGAGGGCGCTGAT CTCCCCAATCTGCTGTTCTATGGACCACCTGGAACAGGAAAGACCTCCACCATCCTGGCTGCAGCCAGGGAACTTTATGG GCCAGAGCTGTACCGACAGAGAGTGCTGGAGCTGAATGCCTCCGATGAGAGAGGGATTCAGGTGGTGAGAGAGAAAGTCAAGAGATTTGCCCAGCTGACTGTAGCAGGCCACCGCACTGA TGGGAAACCATGCCCACCCTTTAAGATCATCATCCTGGATGAGGCTGACTCAATGACCAATGCTGCTCAGGCTGCTCTCAGACGCACCATGGAGAAGGAGTCCCGGACCACCCGCTTCTGTCTCATCTGCAACTACGTCAGCAG GATTATTGAGCCCCTGACATCCAGATGCTCCAAATTCCGCTTCAAACCTCTAGCAAATCAGGTCCAAGAAGAGCGCCTGCTGGATATCTGTGACAAGGAGAATCTCAAGTACTCAAAGGAG GGTATTGCAGCGTTGGTGAAGGTTTCAGAAGGGGATCTTAGAAAAGCCATAACCTTTCTTCAAAGTGCTGCACGGCTGAACACAGATAATGAGATCACAGAGAATGCGGTCATAGAGATAGCAGGG GTTGTTCCTCCCAAGATGATTGACAATTTGCTCAAAATCTGTTTCAAGGGAACATTTGAAAAACTAGAGATTGCTGTTCGG AACATGGTAGATGAGGGCTATGCTGCCACACAAATCATCAACCAGCTACACGAAGCCATCATAGAGGAAGAGCTGAATGACAAGCAGAAGTCTGCCATCACGGAAAAGATGGCA GTGGTTGACAAGTGTTTAGTGGATGGTGCAGATGAGTACCTGCAGATGCTGAGTATGTGTTCTGTGATCATGCAGCAAGCTACTCTGAGTAACTGA